A segment of the Brienomyrus brachyistius isolate T26 chromosome 4, BBRACH_0.4, whole genome shotgun sequence genome:
CTTTATCTTAATATTAAGTCGCGTCCCACCCCTCCGCCCTTCGGTGTGTCAGACATTACTACGCATGATCTGACGTTTCCCTTTTACCTTCATTCTCTAGGCGTGTGCTTGCGCGTGAGAATCCACTTCTTGCTATGCGTTATAATTATATCGCGCTTTAACTCTTAACCGTTACCGCGTACAGCTGTTAGCACGTGCCGTAACGCCAGGGACACCACGTTAATGCCCACCCGGTCTCCCTTTCAGATCAATGCTGCTGTGGGTGCTGTCCGGACTCCTGCTGCTCTTCTGCAGCCTGGATGTCTGGTACTTCCTCCGGGGGGCTGTAACGGTGCTTCGCGCCTGGCTCCAAGGTCCCGTCTGGGACATCCTGGCCGAGCAGAGTGTTCGGAGCCGGGTGCTTCTCCAGGATGTCGACTTCATGGGCCACATGAACAACGGCAGGTACCTGCGGGAGTGTGACTTTGCCCGGTTTGCCCACTACACGCGGAACGGCCTCATGAAGGGCACGCGGGCGCTGGGGGCCAACATGGTAGTGGGGGCCTCCACCATCCGCTACCGGCGCTCCCTGAGACTGGGGGAGGCTTTCGAGCTGCGCAGCCGCATTGTGAGCTGGGACGACAAGGCCTTCTTTGTGGAGCAGCGGTTCGTCTCCTGCGCAGACGGCTTCGTCGCCGCAGTCATGTTCTGTAGGCAGAACGTCCTGCGCAGCAGCCCAGACAAGGTCCTGCAGTTCCTGTGCAAGAGGAAGGTGAGAGGCTCTGGAGGGCCACCAGGTCCCAGGTTTGAACCTGCATCTCGCTGACCCCtgcgtgtgcctgtctgtgcagGTGGAGTGTCCAGAGGTCCCAGAAGACCTGCAGCACTGGATCAACTACATCAAAGCCAGCAGCGAGGTCCTGAGAGTGGAGAACGACCAGGAAAAGAGCAAATGAAGGGAGACAGGCTGGGGGATGTGTCTGCCTAATATTTACTGTAGCTAAACACACCCATGACCAGAATCTGTTATTACTCATCTGGAAGTTTGAGGCAGAGTCAAGAAACCatagctaaagaagaaaaaatacattaaaaagagaaaatatcACAACAGCTCCATAA
Coding sequences within it:
- the LOC125740648 gene encoding protein THEM6-like, translated to MLLWVLSGLLLLFCSLDVWYFLRGAVTVLRAWLQGPVWDILAEQSVRSRVLLQDVDFMGHMNNGRYLRECDFARFAHYTRNGLMKGTRALGANMVVGASTIRYRRSLRLGEAFELRSRIVSWDDKAFFVEQRFVSCADGFVAAVMFCRQNVLRSSPDKVLQFLCKRKVECPEVPEDLQHWINYIKASSEVLRVENDQEKSK